A window of Cryptomeria japonica chromosome 3, Sugi_1.0, whole genome shotgun sequence contains these coding sequences:
- the LOC131047903 gene encoding uncharacterized protein LOC131047903, with protein MAQSASTYCLIFMVMGFTLMNINMICSAEQHVVGDDRGWDPASDFKGWASRKIFHVGDNLWFAYASSQQSVLELKSRDEFENCDFSNPIKLFDGGLDAVPLIEMGDRYFTSGNAEDCQRGMKVHINVVYDGLDNGQSDNFDVVSDGLDNVAKDLVLDLLSDGLEKGEGNLVLRSDGMEHYIAASAGDDSMEEGAIKEVIAEGPTSSRRQLSGCPPSILINLSLSICGTVITMLIYATL; from the exons ATGGCTCAAAGTGCATCGACTTATTGCTTGATCTTCATGGTGATGGGATTCACTTTGATGAATATCAATATGATTTGTTCAGCAGAACAACATGTGGTGGGGGACGACAGAGGATGGGATCCTGCCTCAGATTTCAAAGGATGGGCTTCCCGCAAGATCTTCCATGTTGGAGATAATCTCT GGTTTGCTTATGCTTCCTCTCAACAAAGCGTATTGGAGCTGAAGAGCCGAGATGAGTTTGAGAATTGTGATTTCAGCAATCCAATCAAGTTATTTGATGGAGGGCTTGATGCAGTCCCACTCATTGAAATGGGTGACAGATATTTTACCAGTGGAAATGCAGAAGACTGTCAACGTGGGATGAAAGTGCACATTAATGTTGTATATGATGGACTCGACAATGGCCAATCTGACAATTTCGATGTAGTTTCAGATGGGCTTGACAATGTGGCCAAAGATTTGGTTTTAGATTTATTATCAGATGGATTAGAGAAGGGTGAAGGCAACCTTGTGTTGAGATCAGATGGAATGGAGCATTATATTGCTGCTTCTGCTGGTGATGATTCGATGGAGGAGGGGGCAATAAAGGAAGTAATTGCTGAAGGGCCCACATCATCACGAAGGCAATTATCTGGGTGCCCTCCATCAATTCTTATAAACCTCTCACTCTCCATTTGTGGCACTGTTATCACCATGCTTATCTACGCAACGCTTTAG